A region of Solanum dulcamara chromosome 7, daSolDulc1.2, whole genome shotgun sequence DNA encodes the following proteins:
- the LOC129896566 gene encoding senescence-specific cysteine protease SAG39-like has protein sequence MALMFNLRLILATLLVLGMWACLATSRTLSDASIVEKHERWMAKHGRVYKDDIEKAERLKTFKQNLEYIESVNKAGTRTYKLGINEFADMTNEEFQATHNGYRMSSHQNLSATSFRYKDVAVPDKMNWIEKGVVTGIKQQGRCGCCWAFSAVAATEGINKITTDKLISLSEQELVDCDTSSNQGCEGGLMSKAFEFIIRNNGLTSESNYPFEGIDDMCKIGDETNNVAKITGYENVPTNSESDLLKAVANQPVSVAIDASGSDFKSYSSGVFTGECGTELNHGVTVVGYGEDSDDGTKYWLVKNSWGTSWGENGYIRMQRDIDDEEGLCGIAMQASYPTA, from the exons ATGGCTCTTATGTTCAATTTGAGGCTCATTTTAGCTACTCTACTAGTGTTAGGGATGTGGGCTTGTCTAGCCACATCCCGAACTTTGTCCGATGCATCAATTGTTGAAAAACACGAGCGATGGATGGCTAAACATGGACGCGTATACAAAGATGATATAGAGAAGGCGGAGAGACTCAAGACGTTCAAACAAAATCTTGAGTATATTGAATCAGTGAATAAGGCCGGGACACGGACTTATAAATTGGGCATCAATGAGTTTGCTGATATGACGAATGAGGAATTCCAAGCCACTCATAATGGATACAGAATGTCATCTCACCAAAATTTAAGTGCCACATCTTTTCGATACAAAGATGTGGCAGTTCCAGATAAAATGAATTGGATTGAAAAAGGCGTTGTTACTGGGATTAAACAACAAGGGCGATGTG GATGTTGTTGGGCATTTTCCGCAGTGGCTGCAACGGAAGGAATTAACAAGATCACGACGGATAAGTTGATTTCATTGTCCGAGCAAGAGTTGGTGGATTGTGATACGAGTTCAAATCAGGGTTGTGAAGGAGGTTTGATGAGTAAAGCTTTCGAGTTCATTATTAGAAACAACGGGCTTACTTCAGAATCTAATTACCCGTTTGAAGGAATCGATGACATGTGTAAAATTGGAGATGAAACTAACAATGTTGCCAAAATCACTGGTTATGAAAATGTTCCTACCAACAGCGAATCAGATTTGCTCAAAGCTGTTGCTAACCAACCTGTATCCGTCGCGATTGATGCTAGTGGTTCGGATTTTAAATCCTATTCTAGTGGCGTGTTCACGGGAGAATGTGGAACTGAATTGAATCATGGTGTCACTGTTGTTGGTTACGGGGAAGATTCAGACGATGGTACTAAGTATTGGCTCGTGAAGAACTCATGGGGAACTAGTTGGGGCGAAAACGGATACATTAGAATGCAAAGAGACATTGATGATGAGGAAGGACTTTGTGGAATCGCAATGCAAGCTTCTTACCCAACCgcttaa
- the LOC129896564 gene encoding protein trichome birefringence-like 38 — translation MSNFFLHSLALVIIFISVEIVKPELIVHNNVSDFLNLRIDNRELLSKCNLFQGQWVIDPSFPLYQSSNCPFIDPEFDCQKYGRPDKEYLKYAWKPSSCNLPRFVGMDFLKRWKGKKIMFVGDSLSLNMWESLACMLHSSVPNSTYSFTRKESISSVTFQEYGVTLFLYRTPYLVDIVRETIGRVLKLDSIQQGDAWKGMDMLIFNSWHWWTHKGKSQGWDYMQEGTKVSKDMDRLMAFYKGLTTWARWVDQNVDSSKTKIFFQGISPTHYMGKEWGSSTKNCNSEQMPLSGSTYPAGLPASTVVVNKVLSSIKTQVYLLDITFLSQLRKDAHPSAYSGQHPGNDCSHWCLPGLPDTWNQLLYASLVM, via the exons ATGtcaaatttttttcttcattcacTAGccttagttattatttttatttctgtaGAAATTGTTAAACCAGAGCTTATAGTACACAATAATGTTAGTGATTTTCTGAATTTGAGAATAGATAATAGAGAATTATTGAGTAAGTGCAATTTATTTCAAGGCCAATGGGTTATTGACCCTTCATTCCCTCTTTATCAATCTTCAAATTGCCCATTTATTGATCCAGAATTTGATTGTCAAAAATATGGAAGACCTGATAAAGAGTACCTCAAATATGCTTGGAAGCCTAGTTCTTGCAACTTACCAAG aTTTGTTGGAATGGATTTCTTGAAAAgatggaaaggaaaaaaaataatgtttgtGGGTGATTCATTGAGTTTGAACATGTGGGAATCTTTAGCTTGTATGTTACATTCATCAGTGCCAAATTCCACCTATTCTTTTACCAGAAAAGAATCAATTTCTTCTGTGACTTTTCAg GAGTATGGAGTAACTTTATTCCTTTATAGAACCCCATATTTGGTAGATATAGTAAGAGAGACAATTGGAAGAGTGTTGAAATTGGATTCTATTCAACAAGGTGATGCATGGAAAGGAATGGATATGTTGATTTTCAACTCTTGGCATTGGTGGACTCACAAGGGAAAATCtcaagg ATGGGACTATATGCAAGAAGGCACAAAAGTGTCAAAAGATATGGACCGTTTGATGGCATTTTACAAAGGCCTAACAACTTGGGCAAGATGGGTTGATCAAAATGTTGATTCTTCTAAAACCAAAATCTTCTTCCAAGGCATTTCTCCCACTCATTATAT gGGCAAAGAATGGGGTTCATCAACAAAGAATTGCAATTCAGAGCAAATGCCACTATCAGGATCAACATATCCAGCAGGATTACCAGCATCTACTGTTGTTGTTAACAAAGTACTAAGTAGTATTAAGACACAAGTTTATCTCCTTGACATCACATTTTTGTCACAATTAAGGAAAGATGCTCATCCATCAGCATATAGTGGCCAACACCCTGGTAATGATTGTAGTCATTGGTGCCTTCCTGGTCTACCAGACACTTGGAACCAACTTCTTTATGCTTCATTGGTTatgtaa
- the LOC129896670 gene encoding GDSL esterase/lipase At5g45910-like: protein MSIFMKIIIFLIVFNFYRLSSSHPQNYNAIFSFGDSLADTGNFLLSGAMTFPVIGKLPYGETFFKHATGRCSNGRLIVDFFAEAYGLPLVPPYLALKKGVKAENGVNFAIAGATAIAAEYFYSKNIKILWTNSSLTHQLGWFQEVKSNICATRKDCREYFKKSLFIVGEIGGNDYNYPSFVGGSIKQLKALVPLVVETIIEATSVLIEEGAVELIVPGNLPIGCSAVFLTLFGTTNKDAYDKNGCLKAYNAFSKYHNSKLKLGIENLRKEYPHAKIIYADYYGAAKRLYHAPKHHGFSSTLVACCGGGGPYNFNNSARCGHIGSKACLDASSFANWDGIHLTEAAYHHIAKGLLNGPFTSPSLTFPPIKQI from the exons ATGTCTATCTTCATGAAAATTATCATCTTCTTGATTGTCTTTAATTTTTATAGATTAAGTTCATCCCATCCACAAAATTATAATGCAATATTTAGCTTTGGTGATTCACTCGCCGACACCGGAAACTTCCTTCTCTCCGGTGCCATGACTTTTCCGGTCATCGGAAAACTACCCTATGGAGAAACTTTCTTCAAGCATGCAACCGGCCGGTGCTCAAATGGAAGATTAATTGTTGACTTCTTTG CTGAGGCATATGGATTGCCATTGGTTCCACCCTATTTGGCACTGAAAAAGGGCGTAAAAGCTGAAAATGGAGTAAATTTTGCTATTGCTGGAGCTACTGCTATTGCTGCTGAATACttttatagtaaaaatattaaaattttatggaCAAATAGTTCTTTAACTCACCAATTGGGATGGTTCCAAGAAGTAAAGTCTAACATTTGTGCCACCAGAAAAG ATTGTAGAGAATACTttaaaaaatcactttttatAGTTGGAGAAATTGGAGGAAATGACTATAACTACCCCTCCTTTGTTGGTGGAAGCATTAAACAACTTAAAGCTCTTGTACCACTAGTTGTTGAAACCATAATTGAAGCAACAAGT GTATTGATAGAAGAAGGGGCAGTTGAATTGATAGTGCCTGGGAATCTCCCAATTGGTTGCTCAGCAGTGTTCTTGACCTTATTTGGCACTACAAACAAAGATGCATATGACAAAAATGGATGTTTAAAAGCCTACAATGCCTTCTCCAAATATCACAATTCTAAGCTAAAACTAGGAATTGAGAATTTAAGAAAAGAATATCCTCATGCAAAGATCATATATGCTGATTATTATGGAGCTGCCAAGAGATTGTATCATGCCCCAAAGCATCATG GATTTTCAAGTACATTAGTAGCATGTTGTGGAGGTGGAGGTCCATACAACTTCAACAATTCAGCAAGATGTGGTCATATTGGTTCTAAGGCATGTTTGGATGCTTCAAGTTTTGCAAATTGGGATGGAATTCACTTAACAGAGGCAGCTTATCACCACATAGCCAAAGGATTGCTTAATGGCCCATTCACTTCACCATCTCTTACATTTCCTCCCATCAAACAAATTTAA
- the LOC129896691 gene encoding zingipain-2-like translates to MALVLEWKTQFILLFVIVGMYASQITCRNIQESSSMLKKHESWMTRHGRTYKNDTEKAKRLNIFRKNVKFIESFNNNGTKSYKLGINKFADLTSEEFLRYYTTNHGLNNKFSSIKSQQLSPTTISSFKYENMSDVPSDMDWRKSGVVTSIKDQGQCGCCWAFSAVGALEGANKLSTGKLTPLSEQQLLDCTTETYGCNGGLITTAYDFIVKNGGIASESDYPYEESQNSCKSQDSIVKMSRYENLPPSSESALLTAVARQPVAVGIAVNEDFHLYQSGVYDGNCGDKLNHAVTIIGYGTNDENGTKYWLIKNSWGTSWGENGYMKIARDIGIEDGLCGITTMASYPIV, encoded by the exons ATGGCTTTGGTTCTTGAATGGAAAACACAATTTATCCTTCTCTTTGTGATTGTTGGGATGTATGCATCTCAAATCACTTGTAGAAACATTCAAGAATCATCCTccatgttgaaaaaacatgagTCGTGGATGACGCGTCATGGAAGAACTTACAAAAATGATACAGAAAAGGCGAAAAGATTGAATATTTTCAGAAAGAATGTGAAATTTATCGAGTCTTTCAACAATAATGGTACTAAATCATACAAATTAGGCATCAATAAATTTGCTGATCTTACTTCTGAGGAATTCTTGAGGTATTATACCACTAATCATGGACTTAATAATaagttttcttctataaaatcTCAACAATTATCTCCAACAACAATTTCATCATTCAAGTATGAAAATATGAGTGATGTTCCATCTGACATGGATTGGAGAAAAAGTGGTGTTGTCACTAGCATCAAAGATCAAGGTCAATGTG GATGTTGTTGGGCATTTTCCGCGGTTGGGGCCTTAGAAGGAGCAAACAAACTCTCAACGGGCAAGTTAACTCCACTCTCCGAACAACAACTACTCGATTGCACAACCGAAACCTACGGTTGTAACGGCGGTTTAATAACCACGGCCTACGACTTCATCGTAAAAAATGGCGGAATCGCCTCGGAATCCGACTACCCGTACGAGGAATCTCAAAATTCATGCAAGAGCCAAGACTCGATCGTAAAAATGAGTCGTTACGAAAATTTACCTCCATCGAGTGAATCAGCTTTACTGACCGCCGTGGCACGACAGCCTGTTGCGGTCGGTATCGCGGTGAATGAAGACTTTCATTTGTACCAAAGTGGTGTTTATGATGGAAATTGTGGGGATAAACTTAATCATGCAGTTACTATAATTGGTTATGGTACAAATGATGAGAATGGTACAAAATATTGGCTAATTAAGAATTCTTGGGGGACTAGTTGGGGTGAAAATGGTTACATGAAAATTGCTAGAGATATTGGAATTGAAGATGGTCTTTGTGGGATAACTACTATGGCTTCATATCCTATTGTTTAG
- the LOC129894006 gene encoding adenylate-forming reductase 06235, which translates to MKTGDKFERFSSCRGVAFEIKPRNDPFSVPKPPTIEANSHGSNRFWLPWENISKKIVPSSSSFMQRSMSRTSSHFCDLVIDVNEDEDEDNDTLSYIEKGYYDKEGPISQIPQKVSSPLPFLPPKTLSKREKNNNFSSRLSIILLDQGLFTVYKRLFALSFVLNITFLILASTGNFPYARKKAVLFSIGNIFALTLCRSEAFLRVLFWVAVNCLGWSWIPIRIKTIVTSLLQSLGGIHSGCAISSIAWLVYALILTLNDRENTSPVIVTVAFAILLLLSFSSLAAFPLVRHLHHNFFERIHRFVGWIALSLLWIFITLTVSYDPKTKSYNNAKIGSKLIKQQEFSFTLAITLLIIIPWMTVRRVPVKVTSPSGHATIIKFEGGIKAGILGRISPSPFSEWHAFGIISDGKTEHMMLAGAVGDFTKTLVSNPPSHLWVRQVHFAGLPYLVNMYNRVLVVATGSGICVFLSFLLQPCAANVCFLWVTKGVEENFGKEIKEMVSGYPKEKVIIHDTALLGRPNVSEMSVEAARKWRAEVVIVTSNPEGSRDVVNACKKSGIPAFGPIWDS; encoded by the coding sequence atgaaaactgGAGACAAGTTCGAAAGGTTTTCAAGTTGTAGAGGCGTAGCTTTTGAGATAAAGCCTCGTAACGATCCATTTTCCGTTCCAAAACCACCTACTATTGAAGCTAATTCTCATGGTAGCAATAGATTTTGGCTACCATGGGAAAATATTAGCAAAAAAATCGTTCCATCGTCTTCGTCTTTCATGCAACGATCAATGAGTCGTACTAGTAGTCATTTTTGTGATCTAGTAATAGACGTaaatgaagatgaagatgaagataaTGATACTCTGTCTTACATTGAAAAGGGCTATTATGACAAAGAGGGGCCAATTTCGCAAATTCCTCAAAAGGTTTCATCACCACTGCCATTTTTACCCCCGAAAACACTAAGCAAACgcgaaaaaaataataatttttcgtCTAGATTGTCCATTATCCTTCTTGATCAAGGCTTATTTACAGTATACAAGCGATTATTCGCGCTATCTTTTGTTCTAAATATCACTTTTTTAATTCTTGCTAGTACGGGAAATTTTCCGTACGCAAGAAAAAAAGCTGTCCTGTTTTCAATTGGGAACATCTTCGCTTTGACACTCTGTCGAAGCGAAGCATTTTTAAGAGTACTATTTTGGGTCGCGGTGAATTGCTTAGGATGGTCTTGGATTCCTATACGAATCAAAACTATTGTTACGTCTTTACTCCAGTCACTCGGTGGAATCCATAGCGGTTGTGCAATTTCATCGATTGCATGGCTCGTTTACGCGTTAATCCTAACGTTGAATGACAGAGAAAACACTTCCCCTGTCATCGTTACCGTTGCTTTTGCAATTCTTTTGCTTCTCTCCTTCTCCTCACTCGCTGCATTTCCTCTCGTTCGACATCTCCATCATAATTTCTTCGAGAGGATTCATCGTTTCGTTGGATGGATAGCGTTATCACTTCTCTGGATTTTCATTACCTTAACGGTTTCTTATGACCCCAAAACAAAATCTTACAACAACGCGAAAATTGGCTCCAAACTGATCAAACAACAAGAATTTTCCTTCACATTGGCTATAACGTTGCTAATAATCATCCCCTGGATGACCGTGAGACGTGTTCCAGTTAAGGTCACGTCTCCATCAGGTCATGCAACGATAATAAAATTCGAAGGAGGAATTAAAGCGGGGATTTTAGGACGAATTAGTCCTTCTCCCTTCTCTGAATGGCATGCGTTTGGGATCATATCGGATGGGAAAACAGAACACATGATGTTGGCAGGAGCGGTTGGTGATTTCACGAAAACCTTAGTGTCGAATCCCCCGAGCCATTTATGGGTACGACAAGTTCATTTCGCGGGTTTACCTTATTTAGTAAACATGTACAATAGGGTTCTAGTGGTTGCAACGGGGTCCGGAATTTGtgtatttttatcatttttattgcaACCTTGCGCGGCTAACGTGTGTTTTCTATGGGTGACAAAAGGGGTGGAAGAAAATTTTGGTAAGGAAATAAAAGAGATGGTAAGCGGGTATCCGAAGGAGAAAGTGATTATACACGATACAGCCTTGCTAGGACGTCCAAATGTATCAGAAATGAGTGTTGAGGCAGCGCGAAAATGGCGAGCTGAAGTTGTTATTGTTACTAGCAATCCAGAAGGGAGTAGAGATGTGGTTAATGCTTGCAAGAAATCTGGAATTCCTGCATTTGGTCCTATTTGGGATTCTTGA